The genomic segment CCATTGGTTCATGTATTTCAGTACATATGCCCTGGCTCATTTGTACATTGTACAAGGGCAAAGTATCATGCAATCTTAACTTCTTACCTTTAAACCTTCACAATATGAAGTTAGTTGGCCTTTTACCCCCAACTAAGATAAATACATATATCCATATTATTTGCATGTTCATAGAGCCATAAACCACCTGTGCTGTGCCTAAGGTACCTTGCAAGGATTAAATCCCAATGGTTTTTATGAATATTCAGAAAACACAGGCTCTCAGGATTCGCACTCACGTCTGAATACGCCCTGAGTCCTGCCGCAGTCGccaactgaagcgggtcgtgctgttcaaatgataggctcttagaatgtttcacttactgagaagtgaaggtatcttattcagccaatcattgaATATAGAAAGAGATTTGCTAGAGGTCCCCCTAGTCCAGCGTCTTGTTTCACACGGAGGTCAACTAGAGTCCCTGGAAGTCTCACAAATAGAGGAGCAGctccaaagcatccctcttcAGAGAgcgactgcctctaaacatggaggttccactgggctactgaagcgggtcgtgctgttcaaatgATAGGCTCTTAGAACATTTTACTTACTGAGAAGtaaaggtatcttattcagccaatcattgagtaagcaggactgagcaactttacctacttttaaaaagcaagtctttttattgaatagttccagtaaaaatatgaaaagaatacttgaataaaaatattatttatttcacataaaatatatgtaaataattacagaaataaaaactataatggttagttcaacaggaacaaatatATATGCAAGCATCAATAGCAATATCATCAAtctttatgattctatatgagagtttctcaagtatatatttcattctggtaataatacagtttacagaaatcttataaaataatgattagtgcattgaataagtattctagtaCTTAACCTAGTTATGTCATTgtagagtttctgtaaggatctacaagttcatttagaatagttagatttccttcaggtattctctaagcatcattctgttatttcaatgctttTAGTAGGAATAGAAGAAATCTCTCTGGTTTCacagtttcatgttagagctgattcTGTAGCTCTCTCAGCAGTCTATTTGTGACTGAAGTTTATGAAACCACAAAGTCTTTACATGTTTAAGATCTATGGGTCTGAAGATGAGCTTCAGAATAGAAAAGACTATATGTAAGCCATGCTCTAAGCATGCATTTGATATAAGCATTGTTGTAGAGCTAAGAGCCATTCTAATGGTTTAACCATACTatgattaatcagtatttgaagctatgtgtagctttaacattatgtgtagagtgttAACTCCATTCTACAGTCTCTGACTgtagagtatattcagtgctctcaccttgtgtagagaaacccctgaaatatgctctggtaataggcttcttagagaagctgcatttacatcttgtctatcAGAACTAGGAAGTATATATGacagatcttatgagaagacataagtcttgttagaacaaatatgtcaccatattcaaatatggCAAGGTCCATTCTCTTATGATCCTTAGAACACAAGAGCCTCCATCACAGGATGGAGCATTATACAGACAAATctcccagacaatcagtcttcagagagacagattgTGTGGCATAATTTTTCTCTGTGAGAATTCTCCAGAATCAAAAGACAAGAATAAATGTTCCtgatccacgcaaggatcagtttCCCTAATCcacgcaagaattaggctgccaagggTTTTACATCTCTTTGtcgatggaggaagtccataggtcagcatgTTCAGACCATCAGGATCTTCTCTTAGTCTCACGCCCGAGACATATGTagggagtgaggtcagacagcgtCCAGCCATCTTCCTTCAACCCCCTGCCTTTCTAGTTTTACATCTTGGcggatgttttggagggtttAATAGCCAAGCAACATTCAGTTGCTCTCTGCCAACTCTCTAACCCGAAGTCCGAGAGAGAGCTCTATTTATACCTTTCAGGGCCTAGGATGGATGGGTGCTAATCCAGTCAACCATAGGACTTACAAGCAGTGTTTAAGCTTGCCTGTTTCCAATTAGCAGAAAATAGTCAAACCTGTGTAAAATAGTCAGTCAGGCTCATACATCAATTAGCAAGCTAATATTCAGCTGAGACAGCAGTTTATTTAATTACAACATCAAGACTCTAAGTAGCATAGTAAGTTTTGTTGACCTTGAACTAGTTCTGTCACAGGCATACCAGTTTATTCCATGGTATGACTATAACAGTAGAATCAGGCTTGCCTTTAAAGAGTTACTTCCATCTGGCTTGAGCTTATTCAATTCCAGTTTATGAAGTAATTACATCTTCTCAATACATTTAATCGTTATAAAACCTAATGGGGACATGCTTTCCTAACATAATCCAGGTTATATGGTCTCAGCCCATGACACTACCTTGTGTCTGCTGGAACTGTCCTTCAAGGAAGCATCAACAGCTGATTcatacagggcaggatttgactTTCCTTTAAGTGATCCTGGTTCTGTCGTTATGGAGAGCAGTTAATGGCCTTCTTTACTTGATTCCGCTTTTGCTTGAAGGTCTTACCAGTCGTTTCTCTTTATTGCAGCGGCTGATGCTCCCCCGAAAAAGCCCAAGGGTGAACCACAACACGTCCTATTTGctgaaaagcagcagaaaagaaacGCTGGAACAAaacggaagagggggaaggaatgcgcTGCTTCTCAGGCTGCTGAATCCCAGGTGTTTAATCCACAgtggagaatccacacagggaagaagcctgATAAGTGCTTGCAGGGTGGAAGCAGCTTtgtttggaagagagacctccctggccaccagcgtatccacactggggagaaaccttataaatgcttgcagtgtggaaagggctttgcttcgagttcagaccttactgtccatcagcgtatccacactggggagaaaccttataaatgcttgcagtgtggaaagagctttactcAACGTTCAaaccttactatccatcagcgtatccacactggggagaaaccttataaatgcttgcagtgtggaatgAGTTTTGCTTATAATTCCATATTTAtaatccatcagcgtatccactctggggagaaaccttataaatgcttggagtgtggaaaggccTTTGCCTCGAATTCAGAGCTTATTGTCCATCagcgaatccacactggggagaaaccttataaatgcttgcattgTGGCAAGAGCTTTGGTCGCAGTTCacagcttactatccatcagcgtatccacactggggaggaaccttataaatgcttgcattgtggaaagagctttgctcagaattcatatcttactgtccatctgcgtatccacactggggagaaaccttataaatgcttgcagtgtggaaaggactTTGCTCAGAGTTCTGAACTTATTGTCCATCAGCgtttccacactggggaaaaaccttataaatgcttgcagtgtggaaagggctttgcttggaGTTCAGGACTtattgtccatcaacgtatccacactggggagaaaccttataaatgcttgcagtgtggaaagggctttgcttcaagttcaggtcttattgtccatcaacgtttccacactggggagaaaccttataaatgcttgcagtgtggaaagggctttgctcagagttGTGATCTtattgtccatcagcgtatccactctggggagaaaccttataaattcTTGCAGTGTGAAAAGGactttgcttcaagttcaaaaCTTGCTAACCATCAACgtttccacactggggaaaaaccttataaatgcttgcagtgtggaaagagttttacTCAGCGTTCAACTCTTACTGTCCATCACTGTATCCACAccggggagaaaccttataaatgcttgcagtgtggaaagggctttgcttggaGTTCaagtcttactgtccatcaacgttTCCACACTGGGGAGCAACCTtataaatgtttgcagtgtgCAAAGAGTTTTGCTCAGCGTTCAACTCTTACTGTCCATCactgtatccacactggggagcaaccttataaatgcttgcagtgtggaaagggctttacTCGGAGTTCACACCTTActctccatcagcgtatccacactggggagaaaccttataaatgcttgcagtgtgcaaagggctttgcttcgagttcaagtcttattgtccatcaacgtatccacactggggagaaaccttataaatgcttgcagtgtggaaagggctttgcttcgagttcaaaaCTTACTCTCCAtaagcgtatccacactggggagaaaccttataaatgctttcagtgcggaaagggctttgcttcgagttcacaCCTTActctccatcagcgtatccactctggggagaaaccttataaatgtttgcagtgtggaaagggctttgcttcgaattcaaatcttactgtccatcagcgtatccacactggggagaaaccttataaatgtttgcagtgtggaaagggctttgcttcgagttcagaccttactgtccatcaccgtatccacactggggaggaaccttataaatgcttgcagtgtggaaagggctttgctttgagttcagaccttactgtccatcaccgtatccacactgggaagaaaccttataaatacttgcagtgtggaaagggctttgcttcgagttcaagtcttactgtccatcaacacttccacactggggaaaaaccttataaatgcttgcagtgtggaaattgctttgcttcgagttcacaacttactgtccatcaccgtatccacacgggagaaaccttttaaatgcttgcagtgtggaaagggctttgcttcgagttcagaccttactgtccatcactgtatccacactggggagaaactttAAAAttcttgcagtgtggaaagggctttgcttagCGTTCAAAACTTACTGTCCATCACCGTATCCACACTGTGGAGAAactttataaatgcttgcagtgtggatattgctttgcttcgagttcacaACTTACTGTACATCACCGTATCCACACGGGAGACactttataaatgcttgcagtgtggaagcagctttgtttggaagagagacctccctggccaccagcaaatccacactggggagaaaccttataaatgcttgcagtgtggaaaggactttgcttcaagttcaaatcttactgtccatcagcgtatccacactggggagaaaccttataaatgcttgcagtgtggaaagagctttgctcaatGTTCAAACCTTACTaaccatcagcgtatccacattggggagaaaccttataaatgcttgcagtgtggaaagaactttgctcaAAATTCAGAGCTCACATTCCACCAGATTATCCACActgggagaaaccttataaatgcttgcagtgtggaaagagttttgcttaTAATTCCATATTTAtaatccatcagcgtatccactctggggagaaaccttataaatgcttgcagtgcggaaagagctttgctcaaagTTCTTATCTtcctgtccatcagcgtatccacactggggagaaaccacataaatgcttggagtgtggaaaggccTTTGCCTCGAATTCAGAGCTcattgtccatcagcgtatccacactgtggaggaaccttataaatgcttgcattgtggaaagagctttgctcagagttcatatcttactatccatcagcgtatcctcaccggggagaaaccttataaatgcttgcagtgtggaaagggctttgctcagTGTTCTGAACTTATTGTCCATCAGCATTTACGCACTGGGGAAAAACCTtataaatgtttgcagtgtggaaagggctttgcttcgagttcaaaacttactatccatcagcgtttccacactggggaaaaaccttataaatgcttgcagtgaggAGTTTTGCTCAGCCTTCAACTCTTACTGTCCATCactgtatccacactggggagaaaccttataaatgcttgcagtgtggaaagagctttgctcagactTCATGTCTTATTGCCCATcaccgtatccacactggggagaaaccttaaaaatgcttgcagtgtgtaacgggctttgcttcgagttcaagtcttattgtccatcagcgtatccacactggggagaaaccttataaatgctttcagtgtggaaagggctttgcttcgagttcacaCCTTACTCTACATCAGCGTATCCACCCTGGgcagaaaccttataaatgtttgcagtgtggaaagggctatGCTTCGAGTTcaaaccttactgtccatcaccgtatccacactggggagacatcttataaatgcttgcagtgtggaaagggctttgcttcgagttcagacCTTTCTGCCCATAACCGTATCAacagtggggagaaaccttataaatgcttgcagtgtggaaagggctttgcttcgagttcacaccttactgtccatcaccgtatctacactggggagaaaccttctAAATGCTTGCAGTATGGAAAGGGGTTTGCTTGGAGTTCAactcttactgtccatcaacatttccacactggggaaaaaccttataaatgcttgcagtgtggatagggctttgcttcgagttcagacCTTACTGTctatcagcgtatccacactggggagaaaccttataaatgcttgcaatgttaaaaagggctttgcttcgagttcagaccttactgtccatcaccgtATCAACACTGGGGAGAATCTTtagaaatgcttgcagtgtggaaagagctttgcttagCGTTCAAAACTTACTGTCcgtcaacgtatccacactgtaGAGAAactttataaatgcttgcagtgtggaaagagctttgctcagtgTACAAACCTTACTATCCACCagggtatccacactggggagaaaccttataaatgcttgcagtgtggaaagagttttgcttaTAATTCCATACTTACAATCCATCAGCGTAcccactctggggagaaaccttataaatgcttgcagtgtggaaagggtttTGCTTCGAGTTCAAGTCTTACTGttcatcagcgtatccacattggggagaaaccttataaatatttccagtgtggaaagggctttgcttcaaaTTCAGAGCTTACTGTCCATTGTGGAAAGGGATTTGCTTCGAGTTCAGAACTTATTGTCCATCAAgctatccacactggggagaaaccttataaatacctgcagtgtggaaagggctttgcttcgagttcaagtcttactgtccatcaacgtatccacactcgggagaaaccttataaatgcttgcagtgtggaaagggctttgcttcgttTTCAGAGGTTATTGTCCATCAACctatccacactggtgagaaaccttataaatatttgcagtgtggaaagggcttttctTCGAGTTCaagtcttactgtccatcaacgtttccacactggggaaaaaccttataaatgcttgcagtgtggaaattgCGATGTTAGAATTaaagataaaggaaagttggattcgtatacagcagtggttcccaacctttttttgtccagggaccactaggacttttttgttcggtgcagggaccccaaggttcaaaataaaaattccgagaatttgaaaataaactttaatcataactgttaaacattaaacttagaataatatttgaatatatttttataatagagaacttttaattgaaaatattaatttattatgggtttataactttgtttcgcggaccttaatttagttctcgcggacccctggggttccatggacccccggttgggaaccagtggaaacgattgtggaaggaatgattgTAACAGCTTACAGAGTTAACTCTGCTTACGGAAccaaaaataaagttccaagggattgtttgGTTCAGCTTTTTTCTAGAACTCATCGGGACCTGATTTTGAATAAACATTACAATAATCCTTTGACAATAGAAGGTACTCCGGTGAGACTTATGAAAGAGATCCCAGGAAGATtattgaggaaaagaaaagattttgcagagtttgtgACAAGGCTGAGATACAACCgaatacaacacagatgggaataccctcaaggtATCCTTTATCTTTAAAGCCAAAAGGTTCAAGATCACAGACATTGTCAAAGCTGAACAGTTTTTGAGAAGATACGGAGATCTTCGTAAACCACCACATCAACCTTCCAAAGAACTGGTTGAAAAAGAtcttactgaagaagaaaaggcagaagaagcaactggAGGAACAAAATCATCATcagatgaagaagaagttggCTGAACTACACCGAAGGGAAAAGAAGTGGGACGGGGTGTGTGGGAGAAATAAGTTAATttttgggagaaaaataaaatcagttaACATGggcttttattaaattttaatatGCTACAAattttgtcatggaatgttaatggtttgaattctccaaataagaggaggaaaatatttcatcatttacaaaaatccaaagctaatattttctgtttacaggagacacatatgatAACAAAGGAGGTTATAAGGTTGGAGCAAATTAAATTGGGTAAACTGTTTACatcttgtaatgaaaagaaaaaaaccaatggaatagctatgtatatcccttCAATATTCGAACCCAAGATTTTATATAAAGACCTTGAAGGGAGGATTCTGATGGTAGAAATTTTGaatgtttttcaaaaaataatattggttggtatctatgcacctaatactaatcagaaattgttttatactaatttagcatcgatactagctgaatatgctaatgaaaaaatgatatggatgggggactttaatggtgTAATGGACCCAAGATTGGATAGGTCAGCAACGAAGAAAATAGGTAATTGTGAAGGTAAATTACCTGGTACTTTCAATCatataacagatcaatgggaaatgtttgatttatggAGATTGGTAAACAGTAATaaaaaaggatatactttttactcatCGAGACACTgttctcattcaagaatagatatgttttggttgtCCAAAGATGATATAGGTTTGTCGGATGGTCTTGAAGTTTTACCCAAGGTATTATCGGATCATAATGCATTGTTGCTTAAGATTAATTCGGGGAATAAGAAACAAACCTTGGTTTATTAATGATtatctgttaaaaaataaaaagattgtaGATAAACTAGAAATAGAGATAGAAAATTATTTTCGAGAAAATGTTGGTAAGGGGACTTCTGATGAGATTGTATGGGATGCAGGGGTAATAAGGGGTTtactaatacaacaaaattcgaggtGGTATAGAGAGAGAAAACGGAAAAAGATGAAGatattggaggaaattaaacagggagagatACAGTTAAGAAGTGAACAAAGTAAACCACTTAAACAAGAAACGatggataaaataaaaaatttacaatatcaatatgaactTCTAATATTCtcagaaatagaaaaaagaattatgtataataggcaaaaaaaaatttgaacatgcaaataaaccaggtaaattgTTAGCCTGGCAGCTcaaacataaagagaagaaattacccatattaaaaataaagagggatggCAAAGTTACatcagataaacaaaaaattacagaaacttttattgaCTACTATTCAAATCTTTATAGATAAGGAGCGGTCTCTGAGAAAGAAATAGAGGTATATTTAAACCAATTTGAATGGGAAGGAATcttacaagaacataaagatttattAGATGCTAATATAACCATGGAAGAATTAAATGTagcaataggtaaaagtaaattaaataagtcaccaggcgaagatggatttacagcgttttattataaagtttataGAACAACTCTCGccacatttattaaaagtaatgaatagTTGCTTGCAGAACGGATCTATTCCAAACACCTGGAAAAAAAGCAAATATAGTCTTAATTCCTAAACTAAATTCTGATTTATTGGAagctaaaaattatagaccaatatccttattgaataatgactataaactttttgtagcgattttagcaaatagattgaagatTGTATTAAATAagattatacatgaagaccaagcaggattccttccaggaagactgattagccagaatgttagagtagtgttagatcttttagaatatgctgaattcaatataacacctttcgcaatgatatttttggatgcagagaaagttttgataatgtaaattggaaatttatgagaaaaatattggaatatatggattttggggggaaatttcaaTTGGCTATCGGAAGTATTTACACTTATCAAACTGCAAGGTTGCTTATTAATGGGGATTGAACGTcgcaatttgaaatccaaaaggaAACTAGGCAAAGttgtcctctttcacctttattgtttataatTACATTAGAAGTTTtgttgagaaagattagaaataatgtagacattgtaggttataaaatagggagaaatcattataagattaaagcatatgcggatgatttagtatgttttttaactaatcctattactcagattgtgGAATGGAACAaaacggttgaggtttatggaaagcttgcaggttttaaaattaataaaaataaaacaaatattggtTAAGAAGGTCTCACTTttacagcagcaagaactatcaaaaTGTACTGGTTTTGTTATTGAACAGAAAGTAAAATAGTTGGGTAtctggttaacttcaaataacctcaatttatttaaaaataagtatATTAAAATCTGGCAGCAAATTAatatagatttgaaaaattgggaaaaaatacctctaTCATTATGGGGCAGAATTTCGGTAAttcaaatgatggttttacctaagatgcttttttatttcaaaatttaccaattattaaaggaattaaaatatttaaaatttggaaaaaagatattttaaattttctgtggggtaaaggaaaacatagaattgcatataataatttgatccaattaagagaaacaggaggtttagggttgccagatctaaaAATGTATTACGAGGCATCCTGCTTcgtttggttaaagacctggactATGTTAGAcaatattaaaatattagaattagaggatTATAATCTACGttttggctggcatgcatatttgtggtatgagaaggaaaaggtaaatagggtttttaatattcatattattagagccgggttatttcaaatttggaaaaagtatagaagggTTTTAGAAAACAAGACTCCAGGATGGGTTAACCCAACAGAAGCTCATATGAGAAGGGGAATACAGCTGAATTTGGATATAGatatgtatagaaatattattgaatggaaagaggggaaatggggtttaaaaagtagggaagaattagatataaaggattggtttgtgTTAGAGACAATTTTaattaaaggaaataaaggattgataggtagaatgtataaattattaattggaaccaatttagaacaagaaagaattaaaccagttatgatcaaatggatgaaggagttaggatttaatattgatttggatatatgggaaaatttatgggagagaatttaaatttacaatttgcaatgaaattagagaaaacctataaaaatgttttatagatggcatataaccccaattatTATATCTCACATGAATAGAGGAGATAAAggaatttgttggaaatgtggaaaggatagaggaacatatatgcatgtacgGTGGtcatgtaaatttttaaaaaaaaaattggaaaaaaatattgatggaaacaaataatttgattaacggtagagtaaaaaggaaaccagcattttgtttactgggaattccACCAGAAAATATGAGTGACCAGGacaggattatttgccaatatagttttgctgctgcaagaactgtgatagctaaagtatggaaacaagtgaataaaccttcaattatagactggagagagaaattctggatgtatatgaggatggccaaattaacggaattcctacctGGAAAGGAcctggaagaattaaaaaaaaaatggtctaaggccgcctcaTGTTGGGATAATTTGACAAAAATGGACTTTACTATATtaattaatgagttatagaaaccagtattttaacaattttatattATGGTGTTATATAAAGTGTTTAGACACTTCTtaggaagtcgggtgaagggtcactttttaggtcggtggaggggaaagggtaccTTTTTTCAATTTGATAAAATAGTAATCATTAATTAAAGTATATGCATACCCTTTtgtacttttttgtatttttgcctttaaattttttcttttcttttattatgatttctatttcatttttattgtatttgtttgttttttatgttttgttacaaaaatttaataaaaacttagaaaaaaagaaaagaaagagcttTTCTTCGAGTTCAGAGCTtattgtccatcagcgtatccctactggggagaaaccttataaatgcctggagtgtggaaagggctttgctcagagttcagatCTTAATGTCCATGAGCgtttcacactggggagaaaccttataaatgcttgcagtgtagAAAGAGCTTTGCTAAGCATTCaaaacttactatccatcagcgtatcgactctggagagaaaccttataaatgcttgcagtgtggaaaggcctGTGCTTCTAATTCAGAGCTTACCATCCATCAGTGTATCCACACTGAGGAGAGACCTTATAAATGCTTACAGTGTGGAAAGgtctttgcttcgagttcaagtctcactgtccat from the Euleptes europaea isolate rEulEur1 chromosome 1, rEulEur1.hap1, whole genome shotgun sequence genome contains:
- the LOC130473640 gene encoding zinc finger protein 271-like; the encoded protein is MKEIFVNHHINLPKNWLKKILLKKKRQKKQQEEQNHHRMKKLAELHRREKKSYQSFLFIAAADAPPKKPKGEPQHVLFAEKQQKRNAGTKRKRGKECAASQAAESQVFNPQWRIHTGKKPDKCLQGGSSFVWKRDLPGHQRIHTGEKPYKCLQCGKGFASSSDLTVHQRIHTGEKPYKCLQCGKSFTQRSNLTIHQRIHTGEKPYKCLQCGMSFAYNSIFIIHQRIHSGEKPYKCLECGKAFASNSELIVHQRIHTGEKPYKCLHCGKSFGRSSQLTIHQRIHTGEEPYKCLHCGKSFAQNSYLTVHLRIHTGEKPYKCLQCGKDFAQSSELIVHQRFHTGEKPYKCLQCGKGFAWSSGLIVHQRIHTGEKPYKCLQCGKGFASSSGLIVHQRFHTGEKPYKCLQCGKGFAQSCDLIVHQRIHSGEKPYKFLQCEKDFASSSKLANHQRFHTGEKPYKCLQCGKSFTQRSTLTVHHCIHTGEKPYKCLQCGKGFAWSSSLTVHQRFHTGEQPYKCLQCAKSFAQRSTLTVHHCIHTGEQPYKCLQCGKGFTRSSHLTLHQRIHTGEKPYKCLQCAKGFASSSSLIVHQRIHTGEKPYKCLQCGKGFASSSKLTLHKRIHTGEKPYKCFQCGKGFASSSHLTLHQRIHSGEKPYKCLQCGKGFASNSNLTVHQRIHTGEKPYKCLQCGKGFASSSDLTVHHRIHTGEEPYKCLQCGKGFALSSDLTVHHRIHTGKKPYKYLQCGKGFASSSSLTVHQHFHTGEKPYKCLQCGNCFASSSQLTRDLPGHQQIHTGEKPYKCLQCGKDFASSSNLTVHQRIHTGEKPYKCLQCGKSFAQCSNLTNHQRIHIGEKPYKCLQCGKNFAQNSELTFHQRIHSGEKPYKCLQCGKSFAQSSYLPVHQRIHTGEKPHKCLECGKAFASNSELIVHQRIHTCGKGFASFSEVIVHQPIHTAKRFKITDIVKAEQFLRRYGDLRKPPHQPSKELVEKDLTEEEKAEEATGGTKSSSDEEEVG